The sequence GAGTACGTTTAATTACGGCCAACACTGCCTCCCatgttcgaatctcggtaaggacGGTAAGTAGTTTTGTTCCTAACATGTATTTTAGAGTAGTCCAACtataaaagatcgataactaaacgacatgtcaaaattgacgtttatttagattccgctgtgatcccaataagatctatatacgatataacgtcaaagtgacattagttgcccgaatcaagctgcttctgtcaattatacaaacgatatttataaatgagaacttatctaaaccagcagCGTTATCatggtcacatttttatcatctgtcactatacctgtcactttcgcacttacatacttgttagactgtcacgttctaacaagtttgtaagtgcgaaagtgacgcatgacatgacaagtgataaaaatgcgaccatgataccgctgcagaacttatcgttatcgtatctcattcttcgaatcgggcggtATCTCTGCTTAGTTTAGGgcattgtccccaaatattttttatttgtagtacTTATTGGGGTCGAGAAATTTCAATAGCACAGTCGATTACAGCGATTCAACTGGTATTCTGAAAGGTTGCCAGTTCGAATTCCGCTCGAGGCAGTGAATTTTTCCCCATAATTATACCTAAAAGGGCCCCGCCTGTACAAGTCCGACCCTCGCTTCAGTTTTTATTCGTTTTCACTTCCGTATCCCCACTAAGAATGATAAATATTCGAGCTTCATGCCTAAACGTAAATCTTCTTTAGTGCCTTTGGAAATAAAACTGACTTAATACCATGTAAGAAACTTGATTTCCAAGTCATATCAATAAATCTCGCTTTTTAACAGGAACTTGAACATATTTAACAGCttttcatcatcttcctcgcgtttgtcctggctttttgccacggctcatggaatgGGATGCCTGctgtccgcttggcaacttatcccaagatttggcgtagggtTTTACGAAAGCTATtcctatctgaccttccaatccagaggagAAACCAGGCCTAATTgagattagttcggtttcctcaccaTGTGTCGCGGATACCGCGAATCAGCTAAGGGTTGCCAGCGTCATTGTATAGATGGCGCTGGCAGTCACGTTCAAGTTTAACATTGCTTCTATCTTGTTATGATTTTTACGGGGCGGACTGGCGGGTAGACGCTCGGACGACGGAAAGAAAAgtggttgtgtgcgaacagatcaATGGTGAGTGCtagaatatttacttttatatctaCTCAAGAACGGTCTTATGCTGTTATTAGGATGACGATGTGCCTCACGTAGATTGACTAACGTATATTCAGTGCAAACAGTGAGCCGAGGAAGTTGTTGACGGCTATGAACTCAGGGTAAACtcgtgtgaggaatggggtcgctgtaaggggaggtttggaggcgactattaagctcaagaaaccaggtggataagcatgtgaaactcatgttacatgtaggtaataaagtcggacaccagcacaactcatatcgtcatctcactaacgtccaggcctcgtataggtacgagtatgtagtATATTGACATATCgatttccagtatccgtaaaagcattagctcattcgataggttaatacgtatggtgagcttgacgacatggtggagcGTGCTGGAATTTTTTTTAGCAGATATACTTGTAATCATcatttaatacattattaatacaATGAACGGTTACACAACAGAATGACAATCGATTGGAAAATCGTTTCTATGTAATAGATAAAAGGtcaatttctttaatttatGTCCGCATTTAAATTTACTAAACGGAAAATGTAATGCTTTCCTGACGACAAGGGGTTTTACAGGAAATGTTAGTGGATCAACGGTGTATAAGTATAAGCAATTACATTTTAACTGAATATTCTTGCTCTTCAATATACAAGCGATTGCAATGTCTGTAggtatatacaaaaataatcgCGCTATGCGCATCGCCGCACTCATCACACCAGCTCAAGGAGGATACCTCCATTCTGTAAAATGGTTTTAAACTACAAAGGGCAAATTATCACAACATATTTATTTGATGGATACGATAAAACGATTACGACAAGGAGCGATACAGTGGCTTTTCACTCATTGACGGTTGgcaaacaaaaatacaattgcTACTCGTCCAGTATAAGCGGAGCTGTTTACACTACCGCGGGGCTAAGGGTGCAGCCGTTGCGAGCGAGGGTCTTATTGCACCGGACGTGGCGCGCGAACCCTCGTCGCTGCAGCGATCGTCAGGTCAGAGAGAATAGTGATGGGGCAAGCGATAAGTACCATCCATACCAGTAGCGGCGCGTGAAAATtctggctaggcaactcggaacaAGAAAACaccttaacattatgtactttttttcatgataaaagtgaGGCGTGCGCAATGAATGAATACTATTGAATAGTCAAGCTTAGCTTCACTTCGCGCGCCTGCTATGATTAGTGCTttagtaaatcgtgttatcaattccaaggtaatgtaatacgtagtgttttcattatggatttatttttaattttaatgatgatatataggtttggtttatgtagcaataaattttaggcaagccggtgggaatcgagttgtatggacCCGCCGCCCCTGATCCATACCCATACGGCAAATCGACAACACGTAACTGCCCAATGCATGAAATTAAAcggagtgttttttttttaggtaaggtttttttaaaggaattttaatacttatttgttttactgggggcaaagttgttgtttggCCGGTCTTTACAatattgaaccacgagcgtggCGAGTGATTCGAGAGGGGAgtattgagcgttgcgagggtttcaggGCACGAGGATTGGGAGATTCGCCACCGAGTGGagcacaacatttttcacctcATCAGCGCGGGGAGGGTTCTAGCTGTAAAATATCAACCAAAgttaaaccaaatcaaatccaaacgaACGTTATTAGAtgtttatcatccaaaatcatcatttataaGTCACTTCTACGtgccagccaacataaggaagcAACTCAATATTTGCATCAGATtgctttgccacacatgtgaaTGAAATGCAGctttctcatccgtttttgaGCAATCATGAGGGCCTTTGCCAgctagtgtggtgaaaagaaTCTAATTATATAAGGCCGTAATGGGGATAGTCCAATATCATCAATGTATTCCAGGTAACATCATCACCAATCCtacaataacaattatttacgAAGGACGTCTCTATAAATAGGTATCCATCAACATTCGTAATTAGTTACCAACTCATACCTAAGAAGTTAAAGTGAACAGGAGGTAGATTTAATCATAATCTATATTCACAATGTTGCGTTAATACAAACAAGATTGAATTTTGCTATCTATGTTTGATTACATAGATGAtgctttaattatttagttttgtcACATGATCAGTCTTTAGTATAATATTAttgcataattaaattaatcaattacGCACCGACGACATTTACAAGCGAAATAAAATTTGCTGATCGATTTATGGTCCATCCTTTCGAATAGCGACTTTATTGCCTGAGCTAGAAGATTCACATTACATCGGCATCTCGTATGGCCAGTAAATCAacattattaggtacctacgtcTGTTTAAAATTACAGGTATCTAATGACAACTATGATCatctttttaatataattttatataagaaaaataaaatcacataaaaaactagacttgtttaattatttgtattagaATTTCATGAGTATAAGTCATACCTTTACGACTTCAATTACAATTGAGTTTAGATCTTAACATTGTATCAATAAGATTCATAATCTCACGCTCGACGCTCATTGTTTAGTGTTTTATTTATCACACGGAACGTTATTACCATGGCTTGCAGATTAACTCTTCACTATTAGAACCAGTTTAGGTGTGATTTCCGATCCAATGTATTTTCTATTAACTTCAGGTTCAAGTTATATTAGGGGCACTCCGAATAAAATTACTGATTGTGAATTAAAGCATAGGCACTATGTTACGCGCGAAGTTGATTCTTATTACATTGTACGTGAGTAATGTTTTGATTGCGGAATGACATCTCAAATAGGTAGTAGCCATGTTTGAAGGTTTGAACTACTACTTAGGGATGTATAGCGAACTggaaataataaacttttatacatataactaAAGTACCATGTCTGAAGTGTTGGGTCTATAGAAACTAGAATTCAACAACAGATCGTTCCTTATGCtcgcaaataaataaacaaatatacataatgtatcaataaaaataacaaacgaACTTAAGTGAcgtttatttttacctttctACCTGCCGACTACTGGTTGTTTGAACCTTAATGGATTTTCTGCCTATATGATCTATGAAACATTCTATTAGAAGGCAAACATAATTAGTTTTATCGCATTTAATATAAATCAGGCTATTATAAaggttataataaaaacattgcggttattttgaaattcaaatttaacCCTCCGTTCACAACTTACAAAATTAAAGATGTTACATTGAATTTCTAGTCACATCGTTTTTTATTGTTACAGTCGCAACAAATTATAACGGTTTGGTTCATAGACGTCTCATTTAGTTGTAACCTGTAGTGTGTCTGAGTCaaaatgcaggaggcacttgaTATCAGATTAAGATTGCTTATCAAAAATGTCGAATCATTAATGAAAAATGGGCAAGATTTATTACGCAAAGCAAAGGACGCACCAGAAGATTCCATCGATATCAAATTAGTGAAAATCATTTATGTTAAACTCCGATCAGCTATAGACCGTTTTGTCACAGAAATGCACCATTATTTCAAACTGGTCCAAAGTCCATCCGCAGACGATTTGTCGTCATACACGACCACTCAAATTCAAGCGGAAGAGGTTGTAGTAGAGCTGGACCTGACCTTTAACTTAAAGAGCCAGGACAATCATCGAGAGAATCAATCAGAACCGCAACGCCTTGTCACCAGCAAACTGCCGAAAATGGAGCTCGCTAGGTTTAACGGTAACATACTCAACTGGCATACGTTTTGGGATCAATTCGAATCCAATATAGACAACCGGGATCTCAAGGACGTGGATAAGTTGTTGTACCTACAATCAGTGCTTGACGGCGAGGCTAAGCGAGCGCTTGAAGGTTTAGATATCACCAATAAAAACTATCAAATTGCAGTGAATACACTCAAGGAACGTTTTGGAAAAACATCTACAGTAGTGGATGCGCATTACACGGCGCTATATAATATTAAGGCTGCTGATAAATCGGTTTTAGACAGCAGAAGAGCATATAATGAGATAGAGCGGCACCTAAGGGTTTTAAAATCATTAGGCGAAGATGTGAATCATAACTACTTACGCGTCATTATAATGCAAAAATTTCCCGAGAATCTTATCTACGAACTACGATTAAAGGCAGAATCAGACTCATATTCCATCGACGAAATCAGAAAACAAATTGAATGCATCATATCTGCTAAGGAAGCCTCGAATAGGATAAAGGAGAGTATAAATCTGTCACCACAACCAGGCACATCGAGTCAAGACAGTGATAAATGCAGTTTGGAAGCCTTACACGTTAATAGTGAACAGAAAACTTCTACAAAGAACAATTCTCCGACAAGACAAGGGAGAGGATCAAATCAGAGATATTACGGAAGGAGTCAAGATTGGAGACAACAAAGTGAAAGAAACGCCAACACCAATCCACAAAAAAGATGTACAGAAGGAAATAAAAAAGAGGTAGAGACTAAGAAAATGAAACCGACTTGTATATTCTGTGAAAAGGGACATTTCAACGATACGTGTACAGAGTTTAAAACCATACGCGAGAGAACACGGAAATTAGAAGGCCGATGTTACAACTGTTTAAGTAAGGGGCATCGGGCCTCACAATGTCGCTCGCTCAAGAATTGCGTCCACTGTGGGCGGTACGGTAAACATAATCGAGCATTATGTCCCTCGAAGGATCCAGTAAAAACAGAAAATCTACATGTCAATGAGCTAAATAACACCCAAAAGGGTACTACAGTTTTACAAACTGCCATCGCCAAAGTTAGTCATGGTGACAAACAACAAGACGATAAGGTTTTTCGGATTCTTCTCGACAATGGTAGTCAACGCTCTTATGTCACGAATAAAGTCGCAGATATATTAAGCCTCGCTCAATTGGATAATAATACTCTATCCGTGTTCACGTTTATGGCTGACCGTCCGAATGAGATAGAGAGCCCCGTAGTGCGTTTGGATTTAAACACGAGGACcaacaataaaacaagtatttacgcAAATGTGGTTACGCGCATTACAAATAGCGTGCCCTCTATACCTGTTGAAATTGAAGGACTTAACATCAAGGAAATCACCCCGAAGACAGTTATTTTGGCAGATGATTTTTCAATGGGTGATCAAGTTGATATCCTAATAGGCAACGATTACTATGACTCTCTCATGAGCGGTGCCAGAATCAAGGTGCTAGATAACCTCTATTTAGTTGAATCAATCTTCGGATGGGTCTGGTCAGGTCGGTATAAGCCTGATAGAAAGCGTTACGATCAACTCTCAGTGCTTACGTACTTTCAATCGAGTATTGAGCTAAATGGCCTCTGTAAGCCTGACCTGCCGCTACACAAAGATGATTTACGGAAATTATGGGATTTGGAGTCAATAGGAATCATGGACTCGCCCACAACATCACGTGATGATGAAGCTATCACTCAATTTAACGCAACGACTAAATATTACGATAACAGGTATCATGTTAAATGGCCTTGGATTACAACTCCGCCGGATTTATCAACAAACTTGGGGCTAGCTCACGGTAGACTTATCAGCCTTTTGAAGAGAATTGACAACAGCACAATCCAAGCCTATGACAAAATCCTTTCAGAACAATTAGAGCAAGGAATCATTGAGATCATTCCTGACACTTCTCAGACTGAGGAAAAGCACCCAATTCATTATCTTCCACATCACTGCATCGCTAAAGGAGATAAGTTGCGTCTGGTATATGATGCATCAGCAAAAACCAACGGCCATAAAAGCCTTAATGAATGTTTGTACCGCGGGCCGTTGTTACTCAAGGATTTGACTGGACTTCTTATTCGTTTTCGAGAGCACCGTATTGCGATAGTCGCAGATGTTGAAAAAGCATTCCTGCAGGTTGGTCTTCAGGAAGAGGATCGAGACGTAACACGGTTTCTGTGGCTTAGAAACATTAGTCAAGCACCATCTCCACAGAATTTACTACACCTTAGATTTCAAAGGGTACCCTTTGGGGTTATATCTAGCCCCTTTTTACTTAATGCGGTAATTCGGTATCATCTATTGAAGAATAATAAGGCAGTCTGCCGCCAGATTGCTGAAGATTTGTACGTAGACAATCTAGTGACGGGTTCTGACTCAGTTGAAGATGCTATGTCTCTATACTCTACAGCCAGAACGACATTCAATGATCTCTCAATGAATTTACGCGAATGGAACTCTAACTCAGTCAAAGTCATGGCCTCGATTCCCTTGGAATTTAAAAGCAAAGAATTAGATTCCATGAAAGTACTCGGACTAGAATGGGATATAAAGAACGACTCGTTAAGCTTGCGATTTGAATTGACAAAGCAAATAGAGGCTTCCACTGTCACGAAAAGAGAAATGTTACGTCTTATAGCGTCAATATTTGATCCTTGTGGTTACGCTGCTCCCCTAGTATTGCCCGCAAAATTATTCCTTCAGACTCTCTGGCAACAGAAAATTGATTGGGATACAAAATTCACAGAGCCACGCCTCTCGCAATGCAAATCTGCAATTGAAAATCTAAACCTTATAAAGGATATCAAAATTCCGAGATGCGCCAAAATGAACAGGAATCCCGACGAAACAACGTCTCATGAGCTTCATGTCTTTACAGACGCATCGAAACAGGCATATGCAGCTGTCGTGTACTTGCGCAGTAACTGTGGCTCAGAAGTTATGACTCAAATAATTATAGGAAAAAGCCGAGTAGCAAATAAATCACAACAAGATGACTTACAAATACCTAAACTCGAATTATTAGGAGCCTATATTGGCGCAAAACTAGTCCAAAGCGTGACAAAGCACACTAAATTAAACATCGCACGGACTGTTTTATGGACAGATAGCCAAATAGTGATCAATTGGTGTTCAACTGAAAAACTTCTTCCCCTGTTTGTGGCCAGAAGAGTAGAAGAGATACGACGAATAGCTAATCTACAAGTAAAATACGTCCCTACGCAACTCAATCCAGCGGATATTGCTACGAGGCCGAATGCATCTAGTGATGATATGAAGGTCTGGCTAAATGGCCCTGGATTTTTAGAACAAGATCCGAAAGAATGGCCCCTACAACCCGTGAACCCCATAGAATGTAACGCTTTGACATCAATCAATTTGGGCGGCCAGGGTCCTACGGAAACCTTGAATAGACCAGATGAGTATCAAGCTGGTTCAGCAAATACACAAATGATAGATGATGAACATGAACTAAAATCTAAAGAACCAATTGATGAAGAAATGGTTGACGTGGAAAATAAAAAAGAGTTACTTGTTAGATCAAACTCGCACGAAGACGAGAGCGAATTAACAGGAAATTTGATACAGATCCAAGCGGAATGTTATAAAGACGAATCGAAAGGAGTAATAACTGATCTAGGTCGATCGTTAGGTGTTTACAAGGATACAGACGGATTACTTCGGTGCAAAGGTAGATTATGTAACACCGATTGGACCTACGGTCAAAAACACCCGATACTTCTTCCACGGAATCACGAGTTTACATCCAAGATAATAGCGACGATTCACCGACAGAATTACCATGTAGGAGTGCCACACACATTATCTCTTGTCAGAAAGCAGTACTGGATACCCAAAGGTAGATCTAAGGTTCAACAGGTACTTCGTCAATGCCTTTCGTGTCGGAAACATTCAGGCGGCCCTTTTAAGCTGCCCCCTATGGCACCTCTCCCAAAAGAGCGTGTTATATATAGTAATCCGTACACGTACACGGGGCTCGATTATTTTGGCCCGTTCACAGTTCGTAATGACGGTTCGTCGGACAAAAGATGGGTGTGTTTATACACCTGTTTAGCTGTTAGAGCTATCCACATGGAAGTGGTTCAGGATTTGACGTCAGAGGAATGTTTGCTGGCTTTACGCCGTTTTGTAGCTGCCAGAGGCTTGCCAAAACTCATAATCTCAGACAACGCCACGACA is a genomic window of Cydia pomonella isolate Wapato2018A chromosome 15, ilCydPomo1, whole genome shotgun sequence containing:
- the LOC133525496 gene encoding uncharacterized protein LOC133525496, which codes for MQEALDIRLRLLIKNVESLMKNGQDLLRKAKDAPEDSIDIKLVKIIYVKLRSAIDRFVTEMHHYFKLVQSPSADDLSSYTTTQIQAEEVVVELDLTFNLKSQDNHRENQSEPQRLVTSKLPKMELARFNGNILNWHTFWDQFESNIDNRDLKDVDKLLYLQSVLDGEAKRALEGLDITNKNYQIAVNTLKERFGKTSTVVDAHYTALYNIKAADKSVLDSRRAYNEIERHLRVLKSLGEDVNHNYLRVIIMQKFPENLIYELRLKAESDSYSIDEIRKQIECIISAKEASNRIKESINLSPQPGTSSQDSDKCSLEALHVNSEQKTSTKNNSPTRQGRGSNQRYYGRSQDWRQQSERNANTNPQKRCTEGNKKEVETKKMKPTCIFCEKGHFNDTCTEFKTIRERTRKLEGRCYNCLSKGHRASQCRSLKNCVHCGRYGKHNRALCPSKDPVKTENLHVNELNNTQKGTTVLQTAIAKVSHGDKQQDDKVFRILLDNGSQRSYVTNKVADILSLAQLDNNTLSVFTFMADRPNEIESPVVRLDLNTRTNNKTSIYANVVTRITNSVPSIPVEIEGLNIKEITPKTVILADDFSMGDQVDILIGNDYYDSLMSGARIKVLDNLYLVESIFGWVWSGRYKPDRKRYDQLSVLTYFQSSIELNGLCKPDLPLHKDDLRKLWDLESIGIMDSPTTSRDDEAITQFNATTKYYDNRYHVKWPWITTPPDLSTNLGLAHGRLISLLKRIDNSTIQAYDKILSEQLEQGIIEIIPDTSQTEEKHPIHYLPHHCIAKGDKLRLVYDASAKTNGHKSLNECLYRGPLLLKDLTGLLIRFREHRIAIVADVEKAFLQVGLQEEDRDVTRFLWLRNISQAPSPQNLLHLRFQRVPFGVISSPFLLNAVIRYHLLKNNKAVCRQIAEDLYVDNLVTGSDSVEDAMSLYSTARTTFNDLSMNLREWNSNSVKVMASIPLEFKSKELDSMKVLGLEWDIKNDSLSLRFELTKQIEASTVTKREMLRLIASIFDPCGYAAPLVLPAKLFLQTLWQQKIDWDTKFTEPRLSQCKSAIENLNLIKDIKIPRCAKMNRNPDETTSHELHVFTDASKQAYAAVVYLRSNCGSEVMTQIIIGKSRVANKSQQDDLQIPKLELLGAYIGAKLVQSVTKHTKLNIARTVLWTDSQIVINWCSTEKLLPLFVARRVEEIRRIANLQVKYVPTQLNPADIATRPNASSDDMKVWLNGPGFLEQDPKEWPLQPVNPIECNALTSINLGGQGPTETLNRPDEYQAGSANTQMIDDEHELKSKEPIDEEMVDVENKKELLVRSNSHEDESELTGNLIQIQAECYKDESKGVITDLGRSLGVYKDTDGLLRCKGRLCNTDWTYGQKHPILLPRNHEFTSKIIATIHRQNYHVGVPHTLSLVRKQYWIPKGRSKVQQVLRQCLSCRKHSGGPFKLPPMAPLPKERVIYSNPYTYTGLDYFGPFTVRNDGSSDKRWVCLYTCLAVRAIHMEVVQDLTSEECLLALRRFVAARGLPKLIISDNATTFKLTADILTSGYCIANNIKWKFIPELSPWFGGFYERLIGLVKHCLKRTIDKHLMNTTQLTTVIKEVEAVVNTRPLTTVDDEIDHILTPADFLCTGGIVLPDQSDKEFLGSATVTKADLIESWKRGQQILKEFIEMFSNRYLTSLRERRILHKQPRVTVDVIPQVGQLVQAKGSGSNRLLWKVGRISSLIKSNDGEIRVAKVEINPNETLTRSIAHLYPLEISDSVIDSHNISKDHDAQSTQVAPNEPNRGGVSAQLSSYQSEEPALNQLNTKTSDYSDQSQKQDVSAPNSTTPPTVQNLRTSRLSAQRARERVRKWTAQLYRSSP